In Salinibacterium sp. dk2585, a single window of DNA contains:
- a CDS encoding response regulator transcription factor has translation MTRILIVEDERSLSEPLEYLLAKEGYDVVIADDGTAAMQEFERGGVDLVLLDLMLPGISGTEVCRRIRAVSQLPIIMLTAKDSEVDIVVGLELGADDYVTKPYSSRELLARVRAVLRRRVEPADELDPAIVEVGPVRMDTDRHTVEVGGAEVAMPLKEFELLEVLLRNAGRVLTRGQLIDRVWGADYFGDTKTLDVHIKRLRSKIEQVPSQPKLLVTVRGLGYRFEDEAA, from the coding sequence GTGACCCGCATCCTGATCGTCGAAGACGAACGTTCGCTGAGCGAGCCGCTCGAGTACCTTCTCGCGAAGGAGGGCTATGACGTCGTCATCGCCGACGATGGCACTGCCGCGATGCAGGAGTTCGAGCGCGGGGGCGTCGACCTCGTGCTGCTCGACCTCATGCTGCCCGGCATCTCAGGTACCGAGGTGTGCCGGCGCATCCGTGCTGTCTCGCAGCTGCCGATCATCATGCTGACGGCGAAGGACTCCGAGGTCGACATCGTCGTGGGGCTCGAGCTCGGCGCCGACGACTACGTCACGAAGCCGTACTCGAGCCGGGAGCTGCTCGCCCGCGTGCGCGCCGTGCTGCGCCGGCGGGTGGAGCCGGCCGACGAACTCGACCCCGCCATCGTCGAGGTCGGCCCCGTGCGCATGGACACCGACCGGCATACGGTCGAGGTGGGCGGCGCCGAGGTGGCCATGCCGCTCAAGGAGTTCGAGCTGCTCGAGGTGCTCCTGCGCAATGCCGGGCGGGTGCTGACGCGCGGCCAGCTGATCGATCGCGTGTGGGGCGCCGACTACTTCGGCGACACCAAGACCCTCGACGTGCACATCAAGCGGCTGCGTTCGAAGATCGAGCAGGTGCCGTCTCAGCCGAAGCTGCTCGTGACGGTGCGTGGACTCGGCTACCGCTTCGAAGACGAGGCGGCGTAG
- a CDS encoding carboxyl transferase domain-containing protein codes for MTESLRTLVDELRERMHAARQGGSASAREKHTARGKLLPRERVDRLLDPGSPFLEIAPLAAEGMYGGEVPSAGVIAGIGLVSGRQCVIVANDATVKAGTYYPLTVKKHLRAQEIALQNRLPAIYLVDSGGGFLPMQDEVFPDKEHFGRIFYNQAQMSARGIPQVSAVMGSCTAGGAYIPAMSDETVIVRNQGTIFLGGPPLVKAATGEVVSAEDLGGGDVHARTSGVADHLAEDDDHALQIVRTIVATFERHEAPSLQQREVVEPLHEQEGLYDVVPVSSRTPYDVREVIRHIVDGSELQEFKELYGTTLVTGFARIWGYPVGIVANNGILFSESALKGAHFVELCNQRGIPLVFLQNITGFMVGREYENGGIAKDGAKLVTAVVGSVVPKFTVVIGGSYGAGNYGMCGRAYDPRFLWMWPNARISIMGGEQAASVLATVRRDAIEAKGGEWSPAEEAAFRDPILTQYEEQGSPYYSTARLWDDGVIDPADTRRVLGMGLSVAANSPIPSPSYGVFRM; via the coding sequence ATGACGGAATCACTGCGCACACTGGTTGACGAACTCAGGGAGCGGATGCATGCGGCGCGGCAGGGCGGCTCGGCCAGCGCCCGCGAGAAGCACACGGCACGCGGCAAGCTGTTGCCGCGCGAACGCGTGGACCGCCTGCTCGACCCAGGCAGCCCGTTCCTCGAGATCGCTCCCCTCGCCGCCGAGGGCATGTACGGGGGAGAGGTGCCGAGCGCGGGCGTCATCGCCGGCATCGGCTTGGTGAGCGGCCGCCAGTGCGTCATCGTTGCCAACGACGCGACCGTGAAGGCGGGCACGTACTATCCGCTCACGGTCAAGAAGCACCTGCGTGCGCAGGAGATCGCGTTGCAGAACAGGCTTCCCGCGATCTACCTGGTCGACTCCGGTGGGGGCTTCCTGCCGATGCAGGATGAGGTGTTCCCCGACAAGGAACACTTCGGGCGGATCTTCTACAACCAGGCACAGATGAGCGCTCGCGGCATCCCACAGGTCTCGGCCGTCATGGGCTCCTGCACGGCGGGCGGGGCGTACATTCCCGCGATGTCGGATGAGACCGTCATCGTGCGGAACCAGGGCACGATCTTTCTCGGCGGGCCGCCACTCGTGAAGGCGGCGACGGGCGAGGTCGTCAGCGCGGAGGACCTCGGCGGCGGCGACGTGCACGCGCGCACCTCAGGTGTCGCCGACCACCTCGCGGAGGACGACGACCACGCACTGCAGATCGTGCGCACCATCGTCGCCACCTTCGAGCGGCACGAGGCGCCCAGCCTGCAGCAGCGTGAGGTCGTCGAGCCGCTGCACGAGCAGGAGGGGCTGTATGACGTCGTGCCCGTCTCCTCGCGCACCCCCTATGACGTGCGCGAGGTCATCCGGCACATCGTCGACGGCTCCGAGTTGCAGGAGTTCAAGGAGCTCTACGGCACGACGCTGGTCACGGGCTTCGCCCGCATTTGGGGCTATCCCGTCGGCATCGTCGCCAACAACGGCATCCTCTTCTCGGAGTCCGCGCTGAAGGGCGCCCACTTCGTCGAGCTGTGCAACCAGCGCGGCATCCCGCTCGTGTTCCTGCAGAACATCACGGGCTTCATGGTGGGGCGCGAATACGAGAACGGCGGCATCGCGAAGGACGGCGCGAAGCTGGTGACGGCCGTGGTCGGGTCGGTCGTCCCCAAGTTCACGGTCGTGATCGGCGGCTCCTACGGTGCCGGCAACTACGGCATGTGCGGCCGCGCCTACGACCCGCGCTTCCTCTGGATGTGGCCCAACGCCCGTATCTCGATCATGGGCGGCGAGCAGGCAGCATCCGTGCTCGCGACCGTGCGTCGCGACGCGATCGAGGCGAAGGGTGGCGAATGGTCGCCCGCGGAGGAGGCCGCCTTCCGCGACCCAATCCTCACGCAGTACGAGGAACAGGGTTCGCCCTACTACTCGACCGCCCGCCTCTGGGATGACGGCGTCATCGACCCCGCCGATACTCGCCGTGTGTTGGGCATGGGCCTGTCGGTCGCCGCCAACTCCCCGATTCCGTCGCCGTCCTACGGCGTCTTCAGGATGTGA
- the phoU gene encoding phosphate signaling complex protein PhoU, translating into MREVFQQELQEVQERLVEIASLVAISIENATRAFNESNVSLAERVIADDDKIDDLAVSLDELAINILARQQPVARDLRIVVSALRISASLERMGDMSEHIAQLARYRFPEKVVPKTLRPTFAEMGQLDVAMARKLAELLRTEDVRLAEEIRNDDDKVDALHLSVFDTVLGEKWKGGAEDTVDATLASRYHERFADHAVSIAKKVQYLATGDWIPVD; encoded by the coding sequence ATGCGCGAAGTCTTCCAACAGGAACTCCAGGAGGTGCAGGAGCGACTCGTCGAGATCGCGAGCCTCGTCGCTATCTCGATCGAGAACGCCACCCGCGCCTTCAACGAATCCAACGTCTCGCTCGCCGAGCGGGTCATCGCCGACGACGACAAGATCGACGATCTCGCCGTCAGCCTCGACGAGTTGGCCATCAACATCCTCGCGCGCCAGCAGCCCGTCGCGCGCGACCTGCGCATCGTCGTGAGTGCCCTGCGCATCTCGGCCTCGCTCGAGCGCATGGGTGACATGAGCGAGCACATCGCCCAGCTCGCGCGCTACCGCTTTCCCGAGAAGGTCGTGCCCAAGACGCTGCGGCCCACCTTCGCCGAGATGGGGCAGCTCGACGTCGCCATGGCGCGCAAGCTCGCGGAACTGCTGCGCACGGAGGATGTGCGCCTGGCGGAGGAGATCCGCAACGACGACGACAAGGTCGACGCGCTGCACCTCAGCGTCTTCGACACCGTGCTTGGCGAGAAGTGGAAGGGCGGCGCTGAAGACACGGTCGACGCGACGCTTGCCTCGCGGTACCACGAGCGCTTCGCAGACCACGCAGTCTCGATCGCCAAGAAGGTGCAGTACCTCGCGACGGGTGACTGGATTCCGGTCGACTAG
- the rlmB gene encoding 23S rRNA (guanosine(2251)-2'-O)-methyltransferase RlmB, translating to MKNSGNKPRAGAVRKSRKGPQVGSGGQGRQALEGRKPTPKAEDRPYHPAGKRKASQERLAEKRGGRGGKPQQADGGRPPQSRQRKSEQGANQAEVVTGRNSVVEALRAKIPATALYIATRIEYDDRVKEIMSIATKRGLPVLEVMRPELDRMGGFDSVHQGVALKVPPYEYAHPIDLFDLTVDRGQVPLFVALDGITDPRNLGAIIRSTAAFGGHGVIVPQRRSVGMTASAWKTSAGAAARTPVAMAANLTQTLKSLKDRGAFVLGLDGDGDIDLPSLQLAKEPLVIVVGSEGKGLSRLVTETCDAIVSIPISAATESLNAGIAASVTLYEVSRQRAAR from the coding sequence ATGAAGAACAGCGGAAACAAGCCCAGGGCCGGAGCCGTGCGCAAGAGCCGCAAGGGGCCCCAGGTCGGCTCTGGCGGCCAGGGACGCCAGGCCCTCGAGGGTCGCAAGCCGACCCCCAAGGCGGAGGACCGGCCATACCACCCCGCGGGCAAGCGCAAGGCGTCGCAGGAACGCCTCGCCGAGAAGCGCGGCGGCCGGGGCGGCAAGCCGCAGCAGGCCGATGGCGGCCGCCCGCCGCAGTCTCGCCAGCGCAAGTCGGAGCAGGGCGCCAACCAGGCCGAGGTCGTGACCGGGCGCAACTCCGTCGTTGAGGCACTGCGGGCCAAAATTCCGGCGACGGCGCTCTACATCGCGACGCGCATCGAATACGACGACCGCGTCAAGGAGATCATGTCGATCGCCACGAAGCGCGGCCTCCCCGTGCTCGAGGTCATGCGTCCGGAGCTCGACCGCATGGGCGGCTTCGACTCTGTGCACCAGGGCGTCGCGCTCAAGGTGCCGCCGTACGAGTACGCGCACCCCATCGACCTCTTCGACCTCACGGTCGACCGTGGCCAGGTGCCCCTGTTCGTGGCACTCGACGGCATCACCGACCCGCGCAACCTGGGGGCGATCATCCGCTCGACCGCCGCCTTCGGTGGGCACGGCGTCATCGTGCCGCAGCGTCGCTCGGTGGGCATGACCGCCTCGGCGTGGAAGACCTCGGCCGGTGCCGCCGCCCGCACCCCCGTCGCGATGGCAGCGAACCTCACACAGACGCTCAAGTCGCTCAAGGACCGCGGTGCCTTCGTGCTCGGTCTCGACGGTGACGGCGACATCGACCTGCCGTCGCTCCAGCTCGCGAAGGAACCGCTCGTGATCGTCGTCGGCAGCGAGGGCAAGGGGCTCTCGCGCCTCGTGACCGAGACGTGCGACGCGATCGTGTCGATTCCGATCAGCGCGGCGACGGAGTCGCTCAACGCGGGCATCGCCGCGAGCGTGACCCTCTATGAGGTGTCGAGGCAACGCGCCGCCCGCTAG
- a CDS encoding cell wall metabolism sensor histidine kinase WalK, which translates to MEPSVLVALSLLFGLAVGAALASLIHYAARRGERAVAVVRGGVPDGVEQVLDALETAGVVVDPSNNVMKASPGALAFGLVSQQSLVHPELVEIVDRVRREGDPVSQEVVLARGPFSDANVHLFVRVARIGSRFVLLLAEDRTEAYRLDEVRRDFVANISHELKTPIGAVGLLAEALQSASDDPEQVRRFAKRLTKESDRLARITKEIIELSRLQAADALAKPELIDVDDIVASAIDASRVQAEKHRITLVSGGATGAQVYGDEPILVAAVHNLVSNAVQYSPDGSRVGVGVTHSDGVVEIAVTDQGIGIPEEDVERVFERFYRIDPARARNTGGTGLGLSIVKHAVQNHGGDVRVWSQVGRGSTFTIRLPEASQSSLKSMTDAATGPTPLLPSPATLEGVS; encoded by the coding sequence ATGGAACCCAGCGTGCTGGTTGCCCTGTCGTTGCTCTTCGGCCTTGCCGTGGGCGCTGCGCTGGCCAGCTTGATTCACTATGCCGCCCGCCGGGGCGAGCGAGCCGTGGCGGTGGTGCGCGGTGGCGTTCCTGACGGCGTGGAACAGGTGCTCGACGCGCTCGAGACCGCCGGCGTCGTGGTCGACCCCTCCAACAACGTCATGAAGGCCTCGCCGGGCGCGCTCGCCTTCGGCCTCGTCTCGCAGCAGTCGCTCGTGCATCCGGAGCTCGTGGAGATCGTCGACCGGGTGCGTCGCGAGGGCGACCCCGTCTCGCAGGAGGTCGTGCTCGCGCGTGGCCCCTTCAGCGACGCCAACGTGCACCTTTTCGTGCGCGTCGCCCGCATCGGTTCCCGCTTCGTGCTGCTGCTCGCGGAGGACCGCACGGAGGCATACCGGCTCGACGAGGTGCGTCGTGACTTCGTCGCCAACATCAGCCACGAGCTGAAGACCCCGATCGGCGCGGTCGGGCTGCTCGCCGAGGCGCTGCAGTCGGCATCCGATGACCCTGAGCAGGTGCGACGCTTCGCCAAGCGCCTCACGAAGGAGTCCGACCGGCTGGCGCGCATCACGAAGGAGATCATCGAACTCTCGCGGCTGCAGGCGGCGGATGCCCTGGCCAAGCCTGAGCTCATCGATGTCGACGACATCGTGGCCTCCGCGATCGACGCGAGCCGTGTGCAGGCCGAGAAGCACCGCATCACCCTCGTCAGCGGCGGCGCGACGGGCGCGCAGGTCTACGGGGACGAGCCGATACTCGTCGCCGCCGTCCATAACCTCGTCTCGAATGCCGTGCAGTATTCGCCGGACGGCTCGCGGGTTGGCGTCGGCGTGACGCACAGCGACGGCGTCGTCGAGATCGCCGTGACCGACCAGGGCATCGGCATCCCGGAGGAGGACGTCGAGCGGGTCTTCGAGCGCTTCTACCGAATCGATCCGGCCCGTGCCCGCAACACGGGCGGCACGGGTCTTGGCCTCAGCATCGTCAAGCACGCGGTGCAGAACCACGGTGGCGACGTGCGCGTGTGGTCACAGGTCGGCCGCGGGTCGACCTTTACCATCCGTCTTCCCGAGGCGTCGCAGTCGTCGCTCAAGTCGATGACGGATGCCGCGACCGGCCCGACCCCGCTCCTGCCGAGCCCAGCAACCCTAGAGGGAGTCTCGTGA
- the cysS gene encoding cysteine--tRNA ligase — MTVRLYDSRAQELLDFEPLEPGRVGIYVCGPTVQSSPHIGHLRSALVYDLWRRWFTWRGYDVTFVRNVTDIDDKILANASETEEWWALAYRVELEFTASYRALGILAPTYEPRATASIGQMQEIIQRLIERGHAYPAEDGSGDVYFDTASWPSYGELTRQGRDDMAPATDADPRGKRDPRDFALWKGHKADEPESASWPSPWGAGRPGWHIECSAMSSRYLGPQFDIHGGGLDLRFPHHENELAQSAAAGDGFASYWVHNGLVNVNGQKMSKSLGNSVFASDLLSAARPLAVRYYLGSAHYRSTIDYHDGVLEEADSAIERIEGFLRRAERRISSTRFAAEAVQDVPEEFASAMDDDLSVPQAIAVIHDTVRAGNAALDNEDLAAVARALGGVLAMTDILGINPLSVEWQTAADEPAVTALSSLVTRLLDSRRVAREARDFAEADRIRDELAAAGIQIEDTPEGPHWSLTDR, encoded by the coding sequence ATGACCGTGCGCCTCTACGACTCCCGTGCCCAGGAGTTGCTCGACTTCGAACCGCTCGAGCCAGGTCGCGTGGGTATCTACGTCTGCGGGCCCACCGTGCAGTCGTCGCCGCACATCGGGCACCTGCGTTCGGCCCTCGTCTACGACCTGTGGCGCCGCTGGTTCACGTGGCGCGGCTACGACGTCACCTTCGTGCGCAACGTCACCGACATCGATGACAAGATCCTCGCGAACGCCTCCGAGACGGAGGAGTGGTGGGCACTGGCCTACCGCGTGGAGCTCGAGTTCACGGCGAGCTACCGCGCCCTGGGCATCCTCGCCCCAACCTATGAGCCGCGCGCGACCGCGAGCATCGGGCAGATGCAGGAGATCATCCAGCGACTCATCGAGCGCGGCCACGCCTACCCGGCGGAGGATGGCTCGGGGGACGTCTACTTCGACACGGCGTCGTGGCCGAGCTACGGGGAGCTGACGCGTCAGGGGCGCGACGACATGGCGCCCGCGACGGACGCCGACCCGCGCGGCAAGCGCGACCCCCGCGACTTCGCCCTCTGGAAGGGGCACAAGGCAGACGAGCCCGAGTCGGCGAGCTGGCCATCGCCGTGGGGTGCCGGCCGACCCGGATGGCACATCGAGTGCTCGGCGATGTCGTCGCGCTACCTGGGGCCACAGTTCGACATCCACGGCGGTGGGCTCGACCTGCGCTTTCCCCACCACGAGAACGAGCTCGCCCAGTCGGCTGCCGCGGGGGATGGCTTCGCCAGCTACTGGGTGCACAACGGCCTCGTGAACGTCAACGGGCAGAAGATGTCGAAGTCGCTCGGCAACTCCGTCTTCGCCAGCGACCTACTCTCGGCCGCGCGCCCTCTCGCGGTGCGCTACTACCTCGGCTCGGCGCACTACCGCTCCACGATCGATTACCACGACGGGGTGCTCGAGGAGGCCGACTCGGCGATCGAACGCATCGAGGGCTTCCTCCGGAGAGCTGAGCGACGCATCTCGTCCACGCGTTTCGCGGCCGAGGCGGTGCAGGATGTGCCCGAGGAGTTCGCCTCCGCGATGGACGACGATCTCTCGGTGCCCCAGGCGATCGCCGTCATCCACGACACCGTGCGGGCTGGCAATGCGGCGCTCGACAACGAGGATCTCGCGGCGGTCGCGCGCGCTTTGGGAGGCGTTCTGGCGATGACCGACATCCTGGGCATCAATCCGCTCAGCGTAGAGTGGCAGACTGCAGCGGATGAGCCGGCCGTCACGGCCCTCTCCTCCCTCGTGACGCGACTGCTCGACAGTCGGCGGGTTGCGCGCGAGGCGCGGGACTTCGCCGAGGCCGACCGCATCCGCGACGAGCTTGCAGCCGCGGGTATCCAGATCGAGGACACCCCGGAAGGCCCGCATTGGAGCCTCACAGACAGATAG
- a CDS encoding CarD family transcriptional regulator, protein MLFEVGETVVYPHHGAATIIEVKKRVIKGEEKLYLKLNVTQGDLTIEVPADNVDLVGVRDVIGQEGLDKVFEVLRAPFTEEPTNWSRRYKANLEKLASGDVIKVSEVVRDLWRRDQDRGLSAGEKRMLAKARQILVSELALAEKTDEEKASGMLDDVLAS, encoded by the coding sequence ATGCTTTTCGAGGTCGGCGAAACCGTCGTATACCCGCACCACGGTGCTGCAACCATCATTGAGGTCAAGAAGCGCGTCATCAAGGGCGAAGAGAAGCTCTACCTCAAGCTCAATGTGACCCAGGGTGACCTGACGATCGAGGTCCCGGCTGACAACGTCGACCTCGTCGGTGTGCGTGACGTCATCGGCCAGGAGGGCCTCGACAAGGTGTTCGAGGTGCTGCGCGCTCCCTTCACCGAGGAGCCCACCAACTGGTCGCGCCGGTACAAGGCCAACCTCGAGAAGCTCGCCTCCGGCGACGTCATCAAGGTCTCCGAGGTCGTGCGCGACCTCTGGCGCCGCGACCAGGACCGCGGCCTCTCCGCCGGCGAGAAGCGCATGCTCGCCAAGGCGCGCCAGATCCTCGTTTCGGAGCTCGCCCTCGCAGAGAAGACCGATGAGGAGAAGGCGTCGGGCATGCTCGACGATGTGCTCGCCTCCTAG
- a CDS encoding biotin carboxylase N-terminal domain-containing protein yields MSFSTLLVANRGEIALRVIRAARARGLRTVAVYSDADRGAPHTRAADAAVRLGPTPASESYMNIPAILAAARATGAEAIHPGYGFLSEHAPFARAVTEAGLVFVGPSADVIEAMGRKDAARELAIQAGVPVVPSVAVTRGGAQADGLEFPVLIKAAAGGGGKGMRIVRTPAEFDASFDAAEREAQKSFGDATLLVERYLPDGRHVEVQVLADAHGNVVHLFERDCSTQRRHQKVLEEAPAPTISETVREQLTSASVALAKTVGYTNAGTVEFLVAGEDVFFLEMNTRIQVEHPVTELITGLDLVQLQLAVAAGEPLAFAQQDVRMRGHAIEARVYAEDPFNGYLPQTGTVSRLVWPADARVDTALEEGQRVGTAYDPMLAKVIVHGPSREVARRVLIEALGASAIVGVTTNLGFLRALADSAGFRDASITTSFLDVNPGAVDVPDATIPAVFATWALARATPATRHPFGVADGWRMGQPAAPWSTTIAVDAAATRVSLDRAGGRMVVGDSQHSVSLVDESPERLRLEIDGGVHAATVVVSAHGADVSYLGQSYRLPLVRRRRVEAAAQASNGVVLSPMPGVVLSTNVAVGETVEAGSPLGIIEAMKMELSLTAPISGVVTEVGASKGQQVKQGDRLFVVEE; encoded by the coding sequence ATGTCATTCAGCACACTCCTGGTGGCCAACCGTGGCGAGATCGCCCTGCGCGTGATCCGCGCAGCCCGGGCCAGGGGGCTGCGCACGGTTGCGGTGTATTCGGATGCCGACCGCGGCGCACCCCACACCCGCGCGGCGGATGCCGCGGTGCGGCTCGGCCCCACGCCGGCATCCGAGTCCTACATGAACATCCCGGCAATCCTCGCGGCGGCGAGGGCGACGGGTGCCGAGGCGATCCATCCTGGCTACGGCTTCCTCTCAGAGCACGCGCCTTTCGCCCGCGCCGTCACCGAGGCCGGACTCGTCTTCGTGGGCCCCAGCGCCGACGTGATCGAGGCGATGGGGCGCAAGGACGCGGCCCGCGAGCTCGCGATCCAGGCCGGTGTGCCGGTCGTGCCGTCCGTTGCGGTGACGCGCGGCGGCGCCCAGGCCGATGGCCTCGAGTTTCCCGTGCTCATCAAGGCGGCCGCTGGCGGCGGCGGCAAGGGGATGCGCATCGTTCGCACCCCGGCTGAATTCGATGCGTCCTTCGACGCTGCCGAGCGTGAGGCGCAGAAGTCCTTCGGCGACGCGACCCTCCTCGTCGAGCGATACCTCCCGGACGGGCGTCATGTCGAGGTACAGGTGCTCGCGGATGCGCACGGCAACGTCGTGCACCTCTTCGAGCGCGACTGCTCGACGCAGCGGCGCCATCAGAAGGTGCTTGAGGAGGCTCCCGCCCCCACGATCTCCGAAACGGTGCGCGAGCAGCTCACGAGTGCCTCCGTCGCGCTCGCGAAGACGGTCGGCTACACGAACGCGGGCACGGTCGAGTTCCTCGTGGCGGGGGAGGACGTGTTCTTCCTCGAGATGAACACCCGCATCCAGGTCGAACACCCCGTGACCGAGCTCATCACGGGCCTCGACCTCGTGCAGTTGCAGCTCGCGGTTGCGGCGGGCGAGCCACTTGCGTTCGCGCAGCAGGATGTGCGCATGCGGGGCCATGCGATCGAGGCGCGCGTCTACGCGGAGGACCCCTTCAACGGCTACCTGCCGCAGACCGGCACCGTCAGCCGCCTCGTCTGGCCGGCGGATGCCCGCGTCGACACCGCGCTCGAGGAGGGCCAGCGGGTCGGCACCGCCTATGACCCCATGCTCGCGAAGGTCATCGTGCACGGGCCGAGCCGCGAAGTCGCGCGACGTGTCCTCATCGAGGCGCTCGGCGCATCCGCCATCGTCGGGGTCACGACCAATCTCGGATTCCTGCGGGCGCTCGCCGACTCCGCCGGCTTCCGTGACGCGAGCATCACGACCTCGTTCCTCGATGTGAATCCCGGGGCAGTCGACGTTCCGGATGCCACGATCCCTGCCGTCTTCGCGACGTGGGCGCTCGCACGGGCGACGCCCGCCACGCGGCATCCCTTCGGCGTCGCCGACGGGTGGCGCATGGGGCAGCCCGCGGCACCGTGGAGCACGACCATCGCGGTGGACGCTGCTGCCACCCGTGTCTCGCTCGACCGCGCTGGCGGCCGCATGGTGGTGGGGGATTCGCAGCATTCGGTATCGCTCGTCGATGAGAGTCCCGAACGGCTGCGACTGGAGATCGACGGTGGCGTACACGCCGCGACCGTCGTCGTTTCGGCCCACGGGGCAGACGTCTCGTACCTGGGACAGAGCTATCGCCTGCCTCTCGTGCGCCGGCGCCGTGTCGAAGCGGCTGCGCAGGCGAGCAACGGCGTCGTGCTCTCGCCCATGCCCGGGGTCGTGCTCAGCACGAACGTCGCCGTCGGCGAGACCGTGGAAGCGGGCTCACCGCTGGGCATCATCGAGGCGATGAAGATGGAGCTCTCGCTCACGGCACCCATCAGCGGTGTCGTGACCGAGGTCGGCGCGAGCAAGGGCCAGCAGGTCAAACAGGGTGACCGACTGTTCGTAGTGGAGGAGTAA
- the ispD gene encoding 2-C-methyl-D-erythritol 4-phosphate cytidylyltransferase, translating to MHEPRTAVVIVAAGSGTRLGLGEPKAFVRVAGRTLLGHAVASVLGMTSPAQVVVVAPTDRVEAAKSIAGELAGPVADLVTAVAGGATRQESVAAGLAAVRRSVDVVLVHDAARAFTPSSLFDTVADAARSTRGGVLPVLPVADTIKQVTRDGAVVGTPDRAELAAAQTPQGFPREELVAAYAAATVEHTDDAALFAAAGHTVTTVSGDPLAFKVTTPWDLSRAATLAAGRSRDVQAFRSGIGLDVHAFDPESPLWLGGVYWPDEPGLKGHSDGDAVCHAICDALLSAAGLGDIGGRFGTADDRFAGAHGDVFIRETVRLVAGAGYEVVNVAVQVIANQPKLAGRRVELEQNLSGLVGAPVSVSATTSDGLGFPGRGEGLTALATALIRSVN from the coding sequence ATGCATGAGCCTCGCACCGCTGTCGTGATCGTCGCCGCAGGCAGCGGCACCCGCCTCGGACTCGGCGAGCCAAAGGCTTTCGTCAGGGTCGCCGGGCGCACCCTGCTCGGCCACGCCGTCGCATCCGTGCTGGGCATGACCTCGCCGGCCCAGGTCGTCGTCGTCGCGCCGACGGATCGCGTCGAGGCTGCGAAGTCGATTGCGGGGGAGCTCGCGGGGCCGGTCGCCGACCTCGTCACGGCCGTCGCGGGTGGTGCCACTCGCCAGGAGTCGGTCGCGGCGGGGCTTGCCGCGGTGCGCCGCTCGGTCGACGTCGTGCTCGTGCACGATGCTGCCCGGGCCTTCACGCCCTCGTCGCTCTTCGACACGGTGGCGGATGCCGCGCGCTCGACTCGTGGGGGCGTGCTGCCTGTGCTGCCGGTCGCCGACACGATCAAGCAGGTGACGCGCGACGGTGCGGTCGTGGGCACGCCGGATCGTGCGGAGCTCGCTGCAGCGCAGACGCCGCAGGGGTTCCCCCGCGAAGAACTCGTGGCCGCCTATGCCGCTGCCACGGTCGAGCACACCGACGACGCAGCGCTCTTCGCGGCGGCCGGGCATACCGTCACGACGGTCTCGGGCGACCCGCTCGCCTTCAAGGTGACGACGCCGTGGGACCTCTCGCGCGCCGCGACGCTTGCGGCCGGGCGCTCGCGTGACGTGCAGGCCTTCCGCAGCGGTATCGGCCTCGACGTGCACGCCTTCGACCCCGAGAGCCCCCTTTGGCTCGGCGGTGTCTACTGGCCGGACGAGCCGGGCCTCAAGGGCCACAGCGACGGGGATGCCGTCTGCCACGCCATCTGCGACGCACTGCTCTCGGCGGCGGGGCTCGGCGACATCGGCGGTCGCTTCGGCACCGCCGACGACCGCTTCGCTGGCGCCCACGGTGACGTCTTCATCCGGGAGACCGTGCGACTCGTCGCGGGGGCAGGCTATGAGGTCGTCAACGTCGCCGTGCAGGTGATCGCGAACCAGCCCAAGCTCGCGGGGCGCCGCGTCGAACTCGAGCAGAACCTCAGCGGTCTCGTCGGCGCGCCCGTGAGCGTTTCTGCGACGACCTCGGATGGTCTCGGGTTCCCGGGGCGCGGCGAGGGGCTGACGGCGCTCGCGACGGCGCTCATCCGCTCGGTGAACTAG